Below is a genomic region from Enoplosus armatus isolate fEnoArm2 chromosome 10, fEnoArm2.hap1, whole genome shotgun sequence.
TGAACCAGTAGTcacagagagaatattggacttccattcatcaggagagcaaacacatgaatgatcatgttgctgtgttttaccacctcctgagggaaatatctgtcacTTTAGCTGCTGAATACCCCACTGTGTTAAGTAGCTcgtctaactgtgtctgtctgctgctgagcaggtagtgtacagtgtcTTTTCACTGCTTTGTCTCTGAACATGACGCTGtgagagctgagagtgaaccacaacagtTAAGTTGTAGCTGGACAGATAAACAATTCAGTTCAATGAAATTTCTAtttacactactcacaaaaagttagggatattcggcTTTTGGATGAAATTTCAGAATGCACCTAAAATGCACTATAACCTTTACAGGTGAACTTAATTTGACCTTCTCTAAACTTTTGAATGTACATGTCCAACTGTCCAGTGTTTCAGTACTTATTGCATAACATGCTGTTCTCTAACAAGGTGATTAACCgcaaaaatcacaacaagtgTCTGATCCATGAATCGACCACTAAATGTTCTGGTTCAATgacaatttgtatttaaacagtCCTCTTCGTCATGctgttcacattttgacatcatgAGACCAAGACGACACCTAACAATCGATCAACAGTGACTGGCCATTGCGAGGCTTCAAACGGGATGTTCTCAGAGGGAAGTTGCCACTGAGCTTAGAGTTTTCACAGAGTGTCATCAGCAGGttgcaacagagacagagagagactggtaGAGTCACAGAAAGGCATAGAAGTGGACGTCCTTTGGCCACATCCCATGCTGATGACCGCTTCATTGTGAACAGTGCCCTGCGGAACCAGATGGTGAATGCCACTCAACTCCAGGCACGTTTAAGTGAGGTGAGAGGCACCCGAGTGTCACGTCAGACCATTCGAAACCGCTTACATCAGCATGGTCTGCGTGCTAGACGAGCTGCAAGGGTACCTGACCACACCACCAGGGACAGGCGTCATCGTCTTGCATGGGCCAGGGAGCATTTGCGCTGGATGAGGAACCAGTGGGCCTCAGTGCTGTTCTCTGATGaaagtcgattcacattgagcagaaatgatggcCGCCAACGCTGTTGGACACGTCGAGGAGAACGCTATGCATCAGCCACTGTTGTCACCAGACGAGCCTTTGGAGTTGGTGGTGTTACAGTCTGGGCAGGTGTGTCTAGTCAACACAGAACTGCCCTACACCTTGTGACTGGTACTGTGACAAGCCGATACTACCTGAATAACATCATTAATCCAGTCATTGTGCCTCTGCATGAGCAACACAGGCCTGATTTCATCTTCATGGACGACAATGCCCCAGCTCATCGAGGTCGCATCATCAGGGaacggctgctggaggctggggtCCCTCAAATGGAGTGGCCTGCACTTTCTCCAGACCTGAATCCCATAGAAAACCAATGAGATCAGCTGAGTCGTCGTGTAGAGGGTCGTAACCCCGCACCCCAGAACCTCAATGACCTGAGGGCAGCCCTTCAAGAAGAGTGGAATGCCATGCCTCAGCAGACAATAAGTCGACTTGTGAACAGCATAAGACGTCGTTGTCAAGCTGTAATTgatgctcaaggacacatgacAAGTTATTGAGacactgacattttttgttgtggtaTACCCACCACTGTTAGCTTTTGTTTCAATAAATtgtttgagatgaagaaattaccattgcatgcttctacttaaatggcctactttcatgatataatatcactgtagcatgaagtttttacattttccataaatttcacctGAAAGTcaaatatccctaactttttgtgagtagtgtatatagagctaaatcacaacaaaagtcatagACTGTCCTCAATCCAATTCATCATTCTGatccagataaaaaaaaaaattggacaACTGGCCCCTGATGTTCAGAGTAGGGATGGGAATCCTATGCCTCCCGAGTTTATCGATGCTGGCATGTTTTTCTGACAGTTAAAAGAAGGAAGACTCATGGCAGAGGAAGAAATGATCATCTCATGTCAGAGTGGGAACACCAGCAATATGCTGAAACGTCTCCTACACAACGCAGGCTTAAACTCCAGGAGTGTACAGACACTGTGCCACTGCTTCCCAGCTGTCCGTCACCGAGGTAACCGCggaaaataataacattagCGCCACACAGGCAGGCTGAGCAGATGTTTTCTCTGACAGATGacttaaatgaaaacaaataatatcGTCCAGACTGTGGCTACAGCTTGTCCTCAGGTTTCTACTCCATGTTCACACTCGGGCTGATAAGCAGAATCCATAATGGTATTGGTATCCATAAAATCTTATCAATTCCCATCCCAAGTTGAGAGTATTATGAGGAGAGGCTTTATTATTACCTGTGTCACCTGTCGGCCTGTGTGCTGATTGGACAGGAATTTGGACGGGGATCCGGGGCCGACTGCAGACGTCATGTTCAGAAACTGAACGCCTTGAGAGGAGCCatgatggaggagcaggagcacaACAGCTGGTCGCAATGGTAACCAACATGTCCCACAATATGCAGCAGCTTTTTTAGTCCAAGTATTCGTCACTCTGCACCTGTTTACCAGGTGTTCTCACCTGTCGCTGTCTCCTGATGGTTGTTAACAGGAAGCAGGTGGAGGCAGACGGAGAGGATGAACCTGAGGAACACGACCAACTGACCACACACTCTCAGGTAGGGCACATGACCATATCGTCACATTCCAGATGTCTGCATTGAGAGCAGGCGACGTTTACATGCAGGAGCCTCGCTATCCCACACAGTCAGACTAACAAACTAATTAACCATTGTTTACTTCAGCTCCATAGATAACAGCAGGTGGTTCCGTTTCTGGAGGGCAGATGTGTACCACGAAATGATTGCTACTGAAGGCAGCAGCACCACAACTCTATCCCTTCACCTTAAAAGGCCCCCAGTGCAGAATGGAGAATGCATAAAACTatatagaaaatacaaatgtacaCGTGCCACAAGATGACAGCAGCTACATTTTAAGTTTATGGGATTTAAGTACTAACGGACTTCAGAGAGAGTGGAGTTTTATAGACGTACAACCTACTGTGATGTAGGCTACCACGCAATCAAATACAGCACGTCATTATTGATGATCGTACCACGTTTGTTGCCTTCGTCTCTGTTGCCCCACAACTAAAGCGTGTACGTCTGACAGCAGTAAACCGATGGTGTGCCCGACGCCAATATTTGAACGCGTCAGAAAAGATGAATAGCTGTCATGTCAACAAAGATATGTATATGTAGGTAAAGCTTAGTGTTGTAAAGTGTATAGTGTCttgtattatttgttattttatttctacaaaaatgtttttggagtGGCCTCATCAAAGTCCTGTTCCTACTTTCAGGGTCATGCTCAAAAACCTTGTAGTCTCTGAATGAATGTCAGATACCAAACAATAAGAGCTAATTCTTTTCAGTTATCACTCCTAAAGCCAATTAAATCAATATAAGGGTGCAATTACTTATTTACATAGATGTCGTagatatttgattatttttctggAAATtagtaaaataatatattttaaaaactgcattgtTGGTATCAAAGGCGTAATGCAGTAACTTTAACACAGCAAGGAGGATTCATCCTGAAACAATCAAATATGAAAGCAGAGAATTAGAAATAAAGGCCCATCTCTAAGCatgcttcaaaataaaggcctATCTctaaagccttgtttatgcttGCGCAAGCAGGCCTCCGTAGATGTAGTGTAAGCTTTGAGATTGCACAGAGGTGTTTATGCTTCTAAATGtcttcatttagtttttctgcTTCAATATTGAACAATATCTAATAATGTCTCCAGGTGACACAGACTCGGGTGAGCCGCTGGAGCAAATACCTGGATACACCTGAGAAGGCAGAGCCACAAGAGGAGAATGTTTCGATGGACAGGCAGCAGCTCCATGGCAACAACATGATTGACAGGTGTGACTTTAGAGAGTGTTTATGTTGTTACAGGCCATGCCCACCTACCTGTCAGTCAGCAGTGTGGTTTATAAAACGGACAGGTGAGACCCAAAGCAGGTCTcagttttcagaaagttgttgtttttaatgacaccggtggcccTGCTTCCGTGTTGAAGTAAGttgtaagtttgtcaggttgactgcagaggggaagaaactgtttttgtggcgggaggttttggtcctgatggaccgcagcctcctgccagaggggagggggtcgaacagatggtgtccggggtgggaggggtcggcagcgatcttccctgctctcctcagggtcctggaggagtacaggtcctgaagagatgggaggttgcagccaatcaccctctctgcatagcggatgatacgctgcagtctgcgtatgtccttggtggaggcagcagcgtaccagacagtgatggaggaggtgaggatggactctatgatggcagtgtagaagtgaaccagcattgtttgtggcaggttaaacttcctcagctgcctcaggaagtacatcctctgttgggctttcttgatgagggagctgatgttcagctcccaccggaggtcctggctgatgatggagcccaggaaacggaaggactccacagtgtccactggagagtcacacagggtgatgggggcgggtggggctgcgctcttcctgaagtctacaaccatctccactgtctttgaagtgttaagctccaggttgttgctgttgcaccaggtcaccagatggtcaatctcccacctgtaggcagactcatcctctccagagatgagtccgatgagggtggtgtcgtccgcgaacttcaggagcttgacggactggtgactggaggtgcagctgttggtgtacagggagaagagtagaggagaaagaacacggccttgaggggagccggtgctgatcgtccgcgagtctgagacgtgtttccccagcttcacatgctgcttcctgtcagacaggaaatctgtgatccacctgcaggtggggtcaggcacgttcagctgggagagcttgtcctgaagaagagccgggacgatcgtgttgaaggcagagctgaagtccacaaacaggatcctggcataggatcctgcggagtccaggagctggaggagtgtagggccaagttgacggccagagccaacaggtctgtagacgaactgcagggggtccagcagagggtcggtgatggatttgaggtgggacaagaccaggggttcaaatgatttcatgaccacagaggtcagggtgacgggtctgtagtcatttaatcctgtgggccctgtttttttggggacggggatgatggtggaggccttgaagcaggctgacacgtggcatgtctccagtgaggtgttgaagatgtccggagacagctgatcggcgcagcgcttcaggcaggatggagagatggagtctggtccagcagctttccgggggttttgtctcttgaagagcctgttcacatctctttcaaggacagacagaggtgtcgatgctggaggggggggggggcactgtggtgGTCAGAGGTGTGAGAGTgcagccccaggtgtgatgagggggttgggctggagctggtgggtgatggtgtgggggatggtgtcaggactgtcccattgtctttcaaagcgacagtagaagttgttgaggctgttggcgaggcgtcggtcgttagcagagttgggggctcttggcttgtagttggtgatctgcctgagccccctccacacagaagcagagtcgttggaggagaactggtcttgtagtctctctgagtacagtcgtttagcttccctcaccgccttgctaaacttgtacttggcttccttaaactctgctctgttgccactcttaaacgcctcttccttttccaacctcagctgtcgcagtcttgcagtgaaccagggtttgtcgttgttataactcaccctggtctgagttggtacgcagcagtccttacagaagctgatatatgaagtcacagcctctgtgtactcatccagactgttggtagcagtcctgaaaacatcccagtcagtgcagtccaaacacgccttcaggtcctctgcagcttcactggtccacttcttcgaagttctcgcaacaggcttagaaagttttaatttctgcctgtatgccgtaatcaggtggaccatgtcgtggtcagagtgtcccagtgcagcgcgggtgacggcgtgaaaagcattactgactgtggtgtaacagtgatccagagtgttcccctccctggtggggcatttagtaaactgtttgtatttggggagttcatgtctgaggttacctttgttaaagtcaccgaggacaataactaaggagtctgGGGTGGTttgctccgtttccagtatctggtcggcgagtgcgtgctgtgcgtcctgcatgttggcctccggtggaatgtaaacactgaCTAGAATGAATGaagccctaaccctaacccgaaCTCGCGGGGGGAGTAGTATGGTTTACAGTTtagtgaagcacaaaacagcagatgaatgaaagtccttgtttctcctcatcagcagctggagttcgtccatcttattccccagtgagcgcatgttagagagaaatattccggaTAGCGGTGTacgttgtcctcgccggcgaagacgcacgagtgcaccggcacgtttccctctacgtcgccgtagagctgcaaaggtgagagcacctttgaccagaatgtcccataaaacagttaaaggtgtaagaaattcgggaaacaaatccactggtgTTCcatgttcatgagctcttctctggtgaaagagctccctgaaccaaaacaagaaacGCTATTTacaggcaaaacaatgcgctccaacataccgaggcagccatccgcaGCGCCATCTTGGATACATGTGGATACAAGTGAAAACGAAAGGAAAAATGCCACCAAAGACAGCCAGTAATGCTGTTGAGGAAGAGTTGGAGGTGATCAGAAAATCTCTGAACTTCATGTTGGACGAGCTGAGCAAAGTAGCTAAACAACAAGCTATGCTACTTGATCTGGTGGAAGAAGTTAAACAACTGAAGAATCTTGTTAAAGAGAAGGATAAGAAAATTGATGGCCTAGAGCGAAGAATTGATGACATGGAACACAAGAATGAAGGATTTAATCATAATCGGACTGGATAACACACACCGAACTTATGCCAGGACTACGGCTGGAGGTAAAAACAGAGAGGACGGCCCGACAGAGGAACTACAAATGCTGGAATGGCAAGTCATAAAGTTCCTTGAAAGTAAGAACATGAGTATTCAGAGTAACAACGTCGCGGCTTGTCACACCCTTCCCCGAAaggataataaaacaaaacctgccATAATAGTTCGGTTTGTGAATCGAAAGCACAAGACTGAGCTACTCAGGCAGGCTAAGAAGCTGAAAGGGACAGGTGTGTACTTGAATGAGcatctgacaaaaaaagaacGCCAACATTTCGAGACATGCACGAATCctaaggaaacaaaacaagatgcaAGCAACATGGACAAGAAACTGGGAAGAAAAGTGATGATAAGGCTAAATGGAACATTATTTTGGACTGTGTGGGAAAGCATTTGCATGAACTATTAACTatgaactgaaaaataaatgacagatcTTGATGAGGATTATATGTTCCCGTTCAGAGACATGGATGAGGAGGATTTTGTAGACATTAGCAAGGATGATGTGAGTGACCATTTGCACAGACTGTATAGTAAGTATGAAAACCTGAACTTTAAAACGTTTGACCACACAGAGCATAAATTGTATGAGATTGAACACAATATTGATCCAGAAAACCACTTTTACAACAAcatcaataatgataattattatattataatataattgcAATATCTGAGACCTGGCTTGATGATGAGAAAGTATATGATGTGGAACTGGAAGGATATGAGTGGTTTATGATTAATAGGAACAgtaaaaaaggaggaggagttgcTCTGTATGTTGATACAGCTTTAAGATGTAACATCACTAAACCTATGACAAATACTATAGAAAATATTTTGGAATGTATAACTGTAGAAATTTATGTTCAAAAAGGTAAAGATATCGTCATTGGCTGTGTATATAGAACACCAGGAACCTGTCTTGATACATTAACTGGTATGTTTGGCAAATTGAATATTAACAAGGTGCACATGGTACGTGGTGATTTTAATATTGACTTGTTAAACCCAAATGGACACAAAAGGACAACAGACTTTATTAATACTATATGTAGCAACAGCCTATTTCCTGTGATTCTAAAACCCAGTAGAATCACAATAGACACTGCTACATTGCTAGACAACATAttcacaaataaaattgaaagcAAAATAGTAGATGGACTACTCATAAATGACATAAGTGACCACCTTCCTGTTTTTGCACTTTGAGaacttttttaagaaaaaaaattaaaataggTCTAACTCTTGTAAACTGATTTGACACAGAACACCAGAAGCTGTTGCAGCAAATTTAGCAAATGAGATTGTGGAACCAATAAATAAGGATGATGTAGACGAAGATATTGTTCATTACAACTCCTACTCCATCTTTCTTAGGAGTGTTATAGAATGTATACAGAAGGAATTGTTGGAACGTGGAGTGGAGACACTCCCCTTTGACAATCAGCTGAATGAGGTAGTAATTATAACATCTGAGCTGTCAGGAAGTCGGCGTTCTTTGGTTTGTAACCACTCGGTTTTATGACTGCTGagttttttatgtcttttatttttctacttcaACCCATATGTACATCATCTGGTAAGAACAATGAATTTGTTTgttgaaaggaagaaaaatgtagCACAACTGAGTctgaataaaaatggaaaataaacctgacaaaagaaagaaataagtaGGCTCTGAGAGATGTTTGAGGGGGAAGATAGTTTGAAAGTTgctcttttactgtttttaaaaccCTCCTGTGTtctgacaggaagaggaagagaagagaaggatggacagacagaagaggacagGACAGCTGGACACCTGAACAGGTAACATGCTGACATGACCAACAACTGTTATTAACACTGATGAAACTACTATCACCTAAGTTACACATAGTTCAGTGACAGATGTGGAGCTGTTGAAATCTTTGTGCTAAGTTAGGCTAAcagttttcccctgcttccagctACGCTAACAGCTACAAACCGTTAAACACATTGGCGATAAAACGCAAACGCAAGAATAATAGAGAACCTGGTTCCCTGAGGAACATGTCCGACTGTTTCTTTCAATCAATCGATTTAACCTTCGGATGTCTTTTGTCTGTAGGCAAACCGGTCCAGTCTGATGATGACACCTGTTAGACCCTCAACCACAAACAGAACCACCAGTCTGAACAACACCAGTCCTCCCAGTAAGAAGAGCGTTAATCCAGTGAGTGCTGGTCCAGTCAGCGATTGTTTCTTCAGTTCGGACTGTTGGgtaaaggaggagggggacaaGCCTTCAGTCAGTAGGCGGAGCTGCTTTGCTGTCCTGTAATGACATCATCAGTTAGACCCCGCCTCTCATTAAAtgcttcctccatgtttgagAGCAGAGTTCGGCTTCATTGAGTTTCTGAACCAATTAATTATTACTGTTACTATTACCAattgttactgtgtttttatatatatatatatatatatatatatatatatatacacacacagatttattgaTCATTAGTTTCGACTTCAGTTTCTGTTATTTGTTTATATCAATAGTTTAATAAGTCAGACGAGTTCAgttcttcatgtttttattcagattaacacaaaacagcaacatgtcgATGACTTATACAGATAATAAAGCAATAGAAACAGTAATCAATTAGTTAGAGTATTGATTGATGATCAAGAGTAACAGCACTTGGCAGATTATAAACTCAGATTACAGGAAACAACGGGAACATGTGACTGTAGTATAAATCATGGTTAGATGTCATTGGTTGAGTGTAGATGATGTCAGTGGTGACATCATGATGATGACTTCATCAGGGCTGTTGTGGGCGGGGCTGTTTGGCGTACTGGATGGTGTCGAGCGCGGCACCAATGTCAAAGTTTTTGGCCTGAAGGAGACGGGTCAACCAGCCGCCTTCATCGGTGAAACCCATCGACAgcatgagagacagagactccACCAGGCGGGGGTCTGcctctgtgggggggggggggggggcaggaagcGGAGGTCAGCAGGGATGACATACACAAGAATGTAACAGATCAGGGAGAGGATGCGGTCTTACCTTGAGGCAGGTGAGGGTACAGAGCCGCCTCCCTCAGACCTGTTGGCCCCTGCTGTCCCAATGGGGGACCCTTGTCCTCGTTCCCAGGCTGGAGAGACTGCAGCTCTCCGGTGGAGGGGTCAACCTCTCTGGGGCTCAGGTGTGTCCACTCCTCATCAGAATCTCTGCACACCTGAAGAGCACAAACTGGGTCCGGTTTACTGGTTACACTGGTCTGAGAAGGACCAGGGTTAGATTTACACCAGACTAATGTGGGACAGTGCACAGAAACACCTCTGAACTAACAcctgtgtttccatggtaacagtgACAGTTACATTTCAGTAGGTGAACCTAAACTACAGCGcagcccctcccctctctctgattGTTtcttctgatgatgatgatgaactgacctttgacccctcgCTGGCTTCGCCCTCACTGCCGGCTCCACCCTCACTGCTGCCTCTGTCCATCTCCACGTTTCCCTCCGACTCCCCACTCTGAGAGGGAGGGGTCACCTTTGTCCTCTGGCCCTCATGCTCCACATCGATGTCCACATCGATACCTGTGCACACATGTGACATCACTCCCTGTTTGAACCCTGAGAAAGTTCACCTCACTGGTCTTACAGCAAACACAATTTCCTTTAATTGCACTATTACTTTGAGAAGACACCATCACTTCCTGTTAACAAGCCCCTGGTTTCACTCTCCAAAGCAGCCAGTCAGAGACCTGACTGATCTCAGATGTTAACCGTGACATCACTCACCCAGCGGGCTCAACATGGCCGCCACACCCTCTCCGATGTTCTTCAGGAAGTCCACATTGGCCTGAGAGGCTGCATtagattattgattattaattt
It encodes:
- the mrnip gene encoding MRN complex-interacting protein, giving the protein MVQEFHVLQCFSCQSFQVQQVKKVNRWSCKVCGEKQSLLKEFGRGSGADCRRHVQKLNALRGAMMEEQEHNSWSQWKQVEADGEDEPEEHDQLTTHSQVTQTRVSRWSKYLDTPEKAEPQEENVSMDRQQLHGNNMIDRKRKRREGWTDRRGQDSWTPEQANRSSLMMTPVRPSTTNRTTSLNNTSPPSKKSVNPVSAGPVSDCFFSSDCWVKEEGDKPSVSRRSCFAVL